One Kitasatospora sp. MAP12-44 DNA segment encodes these proteins:
- a CDS encoding DUF6879 family protein, whose protein sequence is MRDPLGDAPGDRLTLDVYRDDFRKRDFAVDGYDSWKLERRQHFQEPEDASWRAYVEGDCAQALQLIEARRDDLLQLSRLAADHECRLLRVRVVEFPVTPYLAWELQLLRLRAECGELIRVVGPELIAPYELDGQLPELITLGPDTVYDISYDAAGLADGATRYTDRVVRARVVQFVARLYDQGEDVGSFMAREAANLSPARLSAER, encoded by the coding sequence ATGCGTGACCCACTCGGCGATGCGCCAGGTGACCGGCTCACTCTCGATGTCTACCGAGATGATTTCCGGAAGCGGGACTTCGCGGTCGACGGCTATGACTCGTGGAAGCTGGAGCGCCGCCAGCATTTCCAGGAGCCTGAGGACGCCAGCTGGCGCGCCTACGTCGAAGGAGACTGTGCGCAGGCGCTGCAGCTGATCGAGGCCAGGCGCGATGACCTGCTCCAGCTCTCCCGCCTGGCCGCTGATCACGAGTGCCGCTTGCTGCGGGTGCGCGTCGTCGAGTTCCCGGTCACCCCCTATCTGGCCTGGGAACTGCAGCTGCTGCGCCTGCGTGCCGAGTGCGGGGAGCTCATCCGCGTCGTCGGCCCTGAGCTGATCGCCCCGTATGAACTGGACGGGCAGCTGCCGGAGCTCATTACCCTGGGCCCGGATACCGTCTACGACATCTCGTACGACGCGGCCGGTCTTGCCGATGGCGCGACGCGCTACACGGATCGCGTGGTCAGGGCGCGGGTCGTGCAGTTCGTCGCCCGCCTGTATGACCAAGGCGAGGACGTCGGCAGTTTCATGGCCCGTGAGGCGGCCAATCTGTCGCCGGCCCGGCTGTCAGCGGAGCGCTGA
- a CDS encoding tetratricopeptide repeat protein — MDRLLAEHPPAAQVLVITGTAGVGKTSLALHWAHAVRRHFPDGQLYANLHGYDPQAPVAPAQVLERFLRALDVPAAAIPADPDAMASTYRSLVAGRRTLIVLDNASSAAQVRPLLPGAPGCLVVVTSRHRLSGLSVREGARHLTVEVLAEHDAVELLRAVTADYRSGDDPEELVQLARLCARLPLALRIAAERAVGRPWMLLDHLIQDLRDESSLWDALSSEDEEESEAVRSVFAWSYRALPADAARLFRMLGLHPTGEFSVAAAAALVATGPRQARRLLDGLVAAHMVDQTAPDRYRFHDLLRAYAIDQARTEQEPQESELAVQRVLAWYLHAADAAQASIAPHEPRVPLEPLDPGVEPAAFNDEAAAMQWFEVESENLAAATRTATTMGLDKCAWQLAIVLRAFYMIRNPFHDWLATSQLGLEAARRDGDRHAQAELHESLGMAYAQSHRLDQAAEQYHAALTIRRELDDSVGEALTLNGFGLLQLRRHQLLGAQDALEKAHALFEDLDDTYWEPRTAVNVAEVQAALGRPAEAEHLVHAGLETFREKGDRWAEGNALRILSLIQTETGHESEALDTAQRAVDLALDLNSAVAEGHWLTQLGHAQRAAGRPADALVSYHRAAVLQRRLGDRSREALAWDGTGQAYLELGRAQEASDFHRRALAVHRELGDRWQHAAALCCLGEALDASDASADVEQYRREALTLLGDFTDPGALRLRERITNALGEGA, encoded by the coding sequence ATGGACCGCCTGCTGGCCGAGCATCCGCCCGCGGCCCAGGTGCTGGTGATCACCGGCACTGCAGGGGTCGGTAAGACCTCCCTGGCCTTGCACTGGGCGCACGCCGTCCGAAGGCACTTCCCGGACGGGCAGCTGTACGCGAACCTGCACGGCTACGACCCGCAGGCGCCGGTGGCGCCCGCGCAGGTACTCGAGCGCTTCCTGCGGGCCCTGGATGTACCTGCTGCCGCGATTCCCGCCGATCCCGATGCGATGGCGTCGACCTATCGATCTCTGGTAGCGGGCCGCCGGACGCTGATCGTTCTCGACAACGCTTCAAGTGCGGCCCAGGTTCGCCCGCTGTTGCCTGGAGCACCGGGATGTCTGGTCGTGGTGACCAGCCGTCATCGGCTCTCGGGTCTCAGCGTGCGGGAGGGGGCTCGGCACCTGACAGTGGAGGTACTGGCGGAGCATGATGCTGTCGAGCTCCTACGAGCGGTGACGGCCGACTATCGCAGCGGGGACGATCCGGAAGAGCTCGTGCAGCTGGCGCGGCTGTGTGCGCGACTGCCGTTGGCCCTGCGCATCGCGGCCGAACGGGCAGTCGGCCGACCGTGGATGCTGCTGGACCACCTGATCCAGGACCTGCGGGACGAATCCAGCCTGTGGGACGCGCTGTCCAGTGAGGACGAGGAGGAGTCGGAAGCCGTTCGTTCGGTCTTCGCCTGGTCCTATCGCGCCCTGCCCGCCGACGCCGCACGGCTGTTCCGCATGCTCGGACTGCATCCCACCGGCGAGTTCAGCGTCGCGGCTGCCGCAGCCCTCGTCGCCACCGGTCCTCGGCAGGCGCGCCGCCTGTTGGACGGACTCGTCGCGGCCCACATGGTCGACCAGACAGCGCCGGACCGCTACAGGTTCCACGATCTGCTGCGTGCCTACGCCATCGACCAGGCGCGCACCGAGCAGGAGCCACAGGAGAGCGAGCTGGCGGTTCAGCGGGTGTTGGCCTGGTACCTCCACGCGGCGGACGCGGCCCAGGCGAGCATTGCTCCCCACGAGCCGCGGGTACCGTTGGAGCCTCTCGACCCCGGGGTCGAACCCGCGGCCTTCAACGACGAAGCGGCCGCGATGCAGTGGTTCGAGGTGGAGAGCGAGAATCTCGCGGCTGCCACCCGGACTGCAACCACCATGGGCCTGGACAAGTGCGCCTGGCAGCTCGCCATCGTCCTGCGTGCCTTCTACATGATCCGTAATCCGTTTCACGACTGGCTCGCAACCTCGCAGCTGGGTCTGGAGGCTGCCCGGCGCGACGGTGACCGGCACGCGCAGGCGGAGCTGCACGAAAGCCTCGGCATGGCCTATGCCCAGTCCCATCGCCTTGACCAGGCAGCCGAGCAGTATCACGCGGCGCTGACCATCCGTCGAGAGCTTGACGATTCCGTCGGCGAGGCATTGACCCTCAACGGATTCGGCCTGCTACAGCTGCGCCGGCACCAACTGCTGGGCGCGCAGGACGCCCTCGAAAAGGCGCATGCCTTGTTCGAGGATCTTGATGACACCTACTGGGAGCCGCGAACAGCGGTCAACGTCGCCGAGGTCCAGGCGGCGCTCGGTCGACCCGCCGAGGCCGAGCACCTGGTCCACGCCGGCTTGGAGACGTTCCGTGAGAAGGGCGACCGCTGGGCCGAGGGAAACGCGCTGCGGATCCTCAGCCTGATCCAGACCGAAACCGGGCACGAGAGCGAGGCGCTGGACACTGCCCAGAGGGCCGTCGACCTCGCACTGGACCTGAACAGTGCCGTCGCAGAGGGCCACTGGCTGACTCAGCTCGGACACGCCCAACGCGCCGCCGGCCGACCGGCTGATGCTCTCGTCTCCTACCACCGCGCAGCCGTCCTCCAACGGCGCCTCGGGGACCGCAGCCGCGAGGCCCTGGCCTGGGACGGCACCGGACAGGCGTACCTCGAACTCGGCCGCGCGCAGGAAGCGAGCGACTTCCACCGCCGCGCGCTGGCCGTGCACCGTGAGCTCGGTGACCGGTGGCAGCACGCCGCGGCTCTTTGCTGCCTCGGGGAGGCGCTGGACGCCAGTGACGCGTCTGCCGACGTGGAGCAGTACAGACGCGAAGCGCTGACATTGCTCGGCGACTTCACAGACCCGGGCGCACTACGCCTGCGCGAACGCATCACGAACGCGCTGGGCGAAGGCGCCTGA
- a CDS encoding integrase core domain-containing protein: MIGSIRREALDHVLTMNQAHARHVLAAYQRHYNEHRPHRARNQLPPGAHEQTTVVDDLEGRRLLRNRILGGVINEYRYAA; encoded by the coding sequence GTGATCGGGAGCATCCGGCGTGAGGCCCTGGACCATGTCCTCACCATGAACCAGGCCCACGCCCGGCATGTCCTGGCCGCCTACCAGCGGCACTACAACGAGCACCGCCCCCACCGGGCCCGCAACCAACTACCGCCCGGCGCCCATGAGCAGACCACCGTCGTAGATGACCTCGAAGGCCGCAGACTCCTGCGCAACCGCATCCTCGGCGGCGTCATCAACGAGTACCGATACGCCGCTTGA